A region of Longimicrobium sp. DNA encodes the following proteins:
- a CDS encoding S8 family serine peptidase → MKRAAPLFLAGLFGLGACSDLNPVDAASDALSPGGVKLSETAADAHDIVPGQIIVRFRPGAARSEIAQQHRANKKADMLLERTEILEVPVGQEREIAAQLSKNPNVEFAEPDLIMRVGPCETSTSCDLPDGDIALWKWDLHNPGTMNMALQGWGTVTTGKVDADMDWAETYDHLGANFAGSAVIAILDTGIRTTHPAFAGKILGGRRFLSDTLTVGTGNYTDDQGHGSHVAGIAASRGDVRIPGVAYGNNVKLLIGKVCNSAGSCPSSATANAIVWAANNGANVINMSLGSFGGNPDGTGSAAQQTAMQYALSKEALPVCATGNDDNKPNGYTGGIGYPARFPECMAVGATNWSDTKASYSNYGPQIEISAPGGDSNAQGTAASFILAPLHSSNSYTWKSGTSMATPQVAGLAALLYATGMTRAADVRARMIQTADDVEAPGWDGRTGAGRINIYRAVTGQNPNAAPVANAGSGYAGNKGVAMQFDGSASADPNGKPVTLAWNFGDPASGAANTSSAVKPTHTYMRAGSYTVTLTVKDAANLTTTTTTVAVIANISPAVASFGGATLLQGESYAAAGSFADADPDQWTATVNYGDGTGLHPLALNGQSFSLSHTYTAAGTHTVNVTVQDNDGGTGSGTATVTVLTAQQAIAANLLDAVAGLDQSASFSAPLRNAQASLDRGNLAAANGQMRAFLNHVEAAVRSGQLPASTGAELTSAANRIIASMNR, encoded by the coding sequence ATGAAGCGTGCTGCGCCCCTTTTCCTTGCCGGTCTGTTCGGTCTGGGTGCCTGTTCCGATCTGAACCCCGTGGACGCGGCGAGCGATGCGCTCTCGCCGGGCGGGGTCAAGCTCAGCGAGACCGCCGCCGACGCGCACGACATCGTGCCGGGGCAGATCATCGTGCGCTTCCGTCCGGGCGCCGCGCGCTCGGAGATCGCGCAGCAGCACCGCGCCAACAAGAAGGCGGACATGCTGCTGGAGCGCACCGAGATCCTGGAGGTGCCGGTGGGGCAGGAGAGGGAGATCGCCGCGCAGCTCTCAAAGAACCCGAACGTCGAGTTCGCCGAGCCGGACCTGATCATGCGCGTGGGGCCGTGCGAGACTTCGACTTCGTGCGACCTGCCGGACGGCGACATCGCCCTGTGGAAGTGGGACCTGCACAACCCCGGCACCATGAACATGGCGCTGCAGGGCTGGGGCACCGTGACCACGGGCAAGGTGGACGCGGACATGGACTGGGCCGAGACGTACGACCACCTGGGCGCCAACTTCGCGGGCTCGGCGGTGATCGCGATCCTGGACACCGGCATCCGCACCACGCACCCGGCGTTCGCGGGCAAGATCCTGGGCGGCCGCCGCTTTCTCTCGGACACGCTGACCGTCGGCACCGGCAACTACACCGACGACCAGGGGCACGGGTCGCACGTAGCCGGCATCGCGGCATCGCGCGGCGACGTGCGCATCCCGGGCGTGGCCTACGGCAACAACGTCAAGCTTCTCATCGGCAAGGTGTGCAACTCGGCGGGCAGCTGCCCGTCGTCGGCCACCGCCAACGCCATCGTGTGGGCCGCCAACAACGGCGCCAACGTGATCAACATGAGCCTGGGCAGCTTCGGCGGTAACCCGGACGGCACCGGCTCGGCCGCGCAGCAGACGGCCATGCAGTACGCCCTGAGCAAGGAAGCGCTCCCGGTGTGCGCCACGGGCAACGACGACAACAAGCCGAACGGCTACACGGGCGGCATCGGCTACCCGGCCCGCTTCCCCGAGTGCATGGCCGTGGGCGCCACCAACTGGAGCGACACCAAGGCCAGCTACAGCAACTACGGCCCGCAGATCGAGATCTCGGCGCCGGGCGGCGACAGCAACGCGCAGGGCACGGCCGCCAGCTTCATCCTGGCGCCGCTGCACTCCAGCAACAGCTACACCTGGAAGTCGGGCACCTCGATGGCCACGCCGCAGGTGGCCGGGCTGGCCGCCCTGCTGTACGCCACGGGAATGACGCGCGCGGCCGACGTCCGCGCCCGCATGATCCAGACGGCGGACGACGTGGAAGCCCCGGGTTGGGACGGGCGCACCGGCGCGGGCCGCATCAACATCTACCGCGCCGTGACCGGGCAGAATCCGAACGCCGCCCCCGTGGCGAACGCCGGGAGCGGGTACGCGGGGAACAAGGGCGTGGCGATGCAGTTCGACGGCAGCGCCTCGGCCGACCCGAACGGCAAGCCGGTGACGCTGGCCTGGAACTTCGGCGACCCGGCCTCGGGCGCGGCGAACACTTCGAGCGCGGTGAAGCCCACGCACACCTACATGCGCGCCGGCAGCTACACCGTTACGCTCACGGTGAAGGATGCGGCGAACCTGACGACCACGACCACCACCGTGGCCGTGATCGCCAACATCTCGCCGGCGGTCGCCTCCTTTGGCGGCGCCACCCTCCTGCAGGGTGAGAGCTACGCCGCCGCCGGCTCCTTTGCCGACGCGGACCCGGACCAGTGGACGGCGACGGTGAACTACGGCGACGGCACCGGGCTGCACCCGCTGGCGCTGAACGGCCAGAGCTTCTCGCTTAGCCACACCTACACCGCCGCCGGCACCCACACGGTCAACGTGACGGTGCAGGACAACGATGGCGGCACGGGCAGCGGCACGGCGACGGTGACGGTGCTGACGGCGCAGCAGGCCATCGCCGCCAACCTGCTCGATGCGGTCGCGGGCCTCGACCAGTCGGCCTCGTTCTCGGCACCGCTGCGCAACGCGCAGGCGTCGCTGGACCGCGGCAACCTGGCCGCCGCCAACGGCCAGATGCGCGCCTTCCTGAACCACGTGGAAGCGGCGGTGCGCAGCGGACAGCTCCCGGCCTCGACGGGCGCGGAGCTGACCTCGGCCGCCAACCGCATCATCGCCAGCATGAACCGCTAG